The following coding sequences lie in one Isoptericola variabilis 225 genomic window:
- a CDS encoding beta-galactosidase produces MPEIVVSGAQLLRDGSVNLYMAQGGTNFGPWAGANRAGALHDGELQPTITSYDYDAPIDERGEPTETFWRFREILL; encoded by the coding sequence ATGCCCGAGATCGTCGTGTCCGGCGCGCAGCTCCTGCGCGACGGGTCGGTCAACCTCTACATGGCGCAGGGCGGAACCAACTTCGGGCCGTGGGCCGGCGCCAACCGCGCCGGGGCGCTGCACGACGGCGAGCTCCAGCCCACCATCACGAGCTACGACTACGACGCCCCGATCGACGAGCGCGGGGAGCCGACCGAGACGTTCTGGCGCTTCCGCGAGATCTTGCTCTAG
- a CDS encoding GNAT family N-acetyltransferase: protein MSKPWPVTLRDDGPSGSVVLRPLRRRDAGEWMRLRAVNAAWLEPWEATSPTEQPATSTFGEYLRVLSAQARSGSALPFAVELDGALAGQLTVSSITYGSLCSASIGYWIGREYAGRGVIPTSVAMATDYCFTALGLHRIEINIRPENGPSLRVVEKLGFRDEGLRERYLHIQGRWRDHRTFALTAEEVPEGLLARWQRLRDAL from the coding sequence ATGTCGAAGCCGTGGCCCGTGACCCTGCGGGACGACGGCCCGTCGGGGTCGGTGGTCCTGCGTCCGCTGCGTCGTCGTGACGCGGGGGAGTGGATGCGCCTGCGCGCGGTCAACGCGGCGTGGCTCGAGCCGTGGGAGGCGACGTCGCCCACCGAGCAGCCGGCGACGTCGACCTTCGGCGAGTACCTGCGCGTGCTGTCCGCGCAGGCGCGCAGCGGCAGCGCGCTGCCGTTCGCCGTCGAGCTCGACGGTGCGCTGGCCGGTCAGCTCACCGTCTCCTCGATCACGTACGGGTCGCTGTGCTCGGCGAGCATCGGCTACTGGATCGGGCGCGAGTACGCGGGGCGCGGTGTCATCCCGACGTCCGTGGCGATGGCGACCGACTACTGCTTCACGGCGCTGGGGCTGCACCGGATCGAGATCAACATCCGGCCCGAGAACGGGCCGAGCCTGCGCGTCGTCGAGAAGCTCGGCTTCCGCGACGAGGGACTGCGCGAGCGCTACCTCCACATCCAGGGCCGGTGGCGCGACCACCGCACCTTCGCGCTCACCGCCGAGGAGGTGCCCGAGGGGCTCCTGGCACGGTGGCAGCGCCTGCGCGACGCCCTGTAG
- a CDS encoding 5-formyltetrahydrofolate cyclo-ligase — protein MRGDPTTSSRQPYPIYPGMEVAEAKEELRREIRARRAARPPRLRTEASVRFADVLETVPAVRDAAVVATYASRPTEPSTCELLERLAARGARILLPVLGAGLARDWAEYAGQEDLRERAPGRPPEPGGPTLGSEAIAQADVVVAPALAVDTRGMRLGQGGGWYDRSLKQARPDVPVVAMVFPEEIYDAEERPLPVEDHDMPVHVVATPEGWQALPA, from the coding sequence ATGCGCGGCGACCCGACGACCAGCTCACGCCAGCCGTACCCCATCTACCCCGGCATGGAGGTCGCCGAGGCGAAGGAGGAGCTGCGGCGCGAGATCCGCGCCCGTCGGGCCGCCCGGCCGCCGCGGCTGCGCACGGAGGCGTCCGTCCGGTTCGCGGACGTCCTCGAGACCGTGCCCGCCGTGCGGGACGCCGCGGTCGTCGCCACGTACGCGTCGCGCCCCACGGAGCCGAGCACGTGCGAGCTGCTCGAGCGCCTCGCCGCGCGCGGCGCCCGCATCCTCCTGCCCGTCCTGGGTGCCGGGCTCGCCCGCGACTGGGCCGAGTACGCGGGCCAGGAGGACCTGCGCGAGCGCGCCCCGGGGCGTCCTCCGGAGCCGGGCGGCCCCACGCTCGGATCCGAGGCGATCGCTCAGGCCGACGTCGTCGTCGCGCCCGCGCTCGCCGTCGACACGCGCGGCATGCGCCTCGGGCAGGGCGGCGGCTGGTACGACCGCTCGCTCAAGCAGGCGCGCCCCGACGTGCCGGTCGTCGCGATGGTCTTCCCCGAGGAGATCTACGACGCCGAGGAGCGGCCGCTGCCCGTCGAGGACCACGACATGCCGGTGCACGTCGTCGCGACGCCCGAGGGCTGGCAGGCGCTGCCCGCCTGA
- a CDS encoding penicillin acylase family protein — protein sequence MSRLRRLVVGIAVVVALALVATTVFGVVTVRRPLPTWDGELSVPGLEGEVEVVRDAQGVPHVYAGSAHDLFAAQGYLHAQDRFFEMDYRRHVTAGRLAELVGDVPEAIEADMVIRTLGWRRVAEQEWHLLAPETRAYLQAYAEGVNAYVDSRDPEELALEYTVLGLTVDLAEPEPWDPIDSLAWLKAMAWDMRSNYQVELERALAYSTLEDVALVEELFPPYSDAGNEPILANADRTDAAAGSGGRTAAQVSPEYAAPAVGGALDAARRALDAVPVLVGRGEGTGSNSWVVSGEHTASGAPILANDPHLTLGAPSIWSQVGLHCATVDDSCPFDVAGFSFAGFPGVVIGHNDRLAWGLTNMYADVTDFFVERVRDDTWLADRSAERWEPMDVRTETIRVAGGRPIDIEVRSTAHGPIVSGVLDLDDVVDSPTEAGTAFGEYAVSLGWTALEPGRTADAVFAMNLAQDADDVRAAAELFEVPNQNIVFATTDGHIGYQAPGRVPIRADVDGPVPSDGTWPRPGWDPRYDWQGYVDPDDMPRALDPASGYVVAANQAVLSPESEPFLGRDFDYGYRAERIRTLLDEQIATGRPFTVADMNRIQNDEWSPFAEVLLPVLLEVDVPNDYDAAGQELLADWDGRMDADSHAAAYFAAVWRNLLKDTFWDDLPESMRPSGNSRWLVVMQHLLERPEDPLWDDRSTLNVLESRDEILTQALVSARRDLTVELSKEPEDWSWGALHTLELAHPVLGGEDVPGLVRDYVNPRAVPMGGGSSIVNATGWDAGSGSFAVRTGPSMRMVVDLGDLDASTWVTVTGVSGHPASRHYSDQLEAWASGTTFAWPFSREAVGEAARTRATLVP from the coding sequence ATGTCCCGCCTCCGCAGGCTGGTCGTGGGGATCGCGGTCGTGGTGGCCCTGGCCCTGGTGGCGACCACCGTCTTCGGGGTCGTGACGGTCCGTCGGCCGCTGCCCACCTGGGACGGCGAGCTGAGCGTCCCGGGGCTCGAGGGCGAGGTCGAGGTCGTCCGCGACGCGCAGGGCGTGCCGCACGTCTACGCCGGGAGCGCGCACGACCTGTTCGCCGCGCAGGGCTACCTGCACGCGCAGGACCGCTTCTTCGAGATGGACTACCGCCGCCACGTCACGGCCGGCCGCCTCGCCGAGCTCGTGGGCGACGTGCCCGAGGCCATCGAGGCCGACATGGTGATCCGCACGCTCGGCTGGCGCCGCGTCGCGGAGCAGGAGTGGCACCTCCTGGCGCCCGAGACCCGCGCGTACCTCCAGGCGTACGCCGAGGGCGTCAACGCCTACGTCGACTCGCGCGACCCCGAGGAGCTCGCGCTCGAGTACACCGTGCTCGGGCTCACGGTGGACCTGGCCGAGCCCGAGCCCTGGGACCCGATCGACTCGCTGGCGTGGCTCAAGGCCATGGCGTGGGACATGCGCAGCAACTACCAGGTCGAGCTCGAGCGCGCGCTCGCGTACAGCACCCTCGAGGACGTCGCCCTCGTCGAGGAGCTGTTCCCCCCGTACTCCGACGCCGGCAACGAGCCGATCCTCGCCAACGCCGACCGCACGGACGCGGCCGCCGGCAGCGGCGGGCGCACCGCCGCGCAGGTCTCGCCCGAGTACGCGGCGCCCGCCGTCGGGGGAGCGCTCGACGCCGCGCGGCGCGCGCTCGACGCCGTGCCGGTCCTCGTCGGTCGCGGCGAGGGCACGGGCTCGAACTCGTGGGTCGTCTCGGGCGAGCACACCGCGTCGGGCGCGCCGATCCTCGCGAACGACCCGCACCTCACGCTGGGTGCGCCGAGCATCTGGAGCCAGGTCGGCCTGCACTGCGCCACGGTCGACGACTCGTGCCCGTTCGACGTCGCGGGCTTCTCGTTCGCGGGCTTCCCGGGCGTCGTCATCGGCCACAACGACCGGCTGGCCTGGGGCCTGACGAACATGTACGCCGACGTGACCGACTTCTTCGTCGAGCGCGTGCGCGACGACACCTGGCTCGCCGACCGCTCCGCCGAGCGCTGGGAGCCGATGGACGTGCGGACCGAGACGATCCGCGTCGCCGGCGGACGGCCGATCGACATCGAGGTGCGCAGCACGGCGCACGGCCCGATCGTCTCGGGCGTGCTCGACCTCGACGACGTCGTCGACTCGCCGACCGAGGCCGGCACCGCGTTCGGCGAGTACGCCGTCTCGCTCGGCTGGACGGCGCTCGAGCCCGGGCGCACGGCCGACGCCGTGTTCGCGATGAACCTCGCGCAGGACGCCGACGACGTGCGCGCCGCGGCCGAGCTGTTCGAGGTGCCGAACCAGAACATCGTGTTCGCCACGACGGACGGGCACATCGGCTACCAGGCGCCGGGCCGCGTGCCGATCCGCGCCGACGTCGACGGCCCCGTGCCGTCGGACGGCACCTGGCCGCGTCCCGGCTGGGACCCGCGCTACGACTGGCAGGGCTACGTCGACCCGGACGACATGCCGCGGGCTCTCGACCCGGCGTCGGGCTACGTCGTGGCCGCGAACCAGGCGGTGCTGTCGCCCGAGTCGGAGCCGTTCCTGGGCCGCGACTTCGACTACGGGTACCGCGCGGAGCGCATCCGCACGCTGCTCGACGAGCAGATCGCCACCGGCCGCCCGTTCACCGTCGCCGACATGAACCGGATCCAGAACGACGAGTGGTCGCCGTTCGCCGAGGTCCTGCTCCCGGTGCTGCTCGAGGTCGACGTCCCGAACGACTATGACGCCGCCGGACAGGAGCTGCTCGCCGACTGGGACGGGCGCATGGACGCGGACTCGCACGCCGCCGCGTACTTCGCGGCCGTCTGGCGCAACCTGCTCAAGGACACGTTCTGGGACGACCTGCCCGAGTCGATGCGGCCGTCGGGGAACTCGCGCTGGCTCGTCGTCATGCAGCACCTGCTGGAGCGGCCCGAGGACCCGCTGTGGGACGACCGGTCCACGCTCAACGTGCTCGAGAGCCGCGACGAGATCCTCACCCAGGCGCTCGTCTCGGCGCGGCGCGACCTCACGGTCGAGCTGTCCAAGGAGCCGGAGGACTGGTCGTGGGGCGCGCTGCACACGCTCGAGCTCGCCCACCCCGTCCTCGGCGGCGAGGACGTGCCGGGGCTGGTCCGCGACTACGTCAACCCGCGCGCGGTGCCGATGGGCGGCGGCTCGTCGATCGTCAACGCGACCGGCTGGGACGCCGGCAGCGGCAGCTTCGCCGTCCGCACCGGTCCGTCGATGCGCATGGTCGTCGACCTGGGCGACCTCGACGCGTCGACGTGGGTGACCGTCACGGGCGTGTCGGGCCACCCGGCGTCGCGCCACTACTCCGACCAGCTCGAGGCATGGGCGTCGGGCACGACGTTCGCGTGGCCGTTCTCGCGCGAGGCGGTCGGGGAGGCGGCCCGGACGCGGGCGACGCTCGTGCCGTGA
- a CDS encoding RcpC/CpaB family pilus assembly protein has product MRTDSPDAAARRRGLRRRLRTALWRARFVLVAVCCGLAATATVHALRPDPPPTVDVVVPLHPLVAGERVEAADLTVRPVPAELAPDGVVTATADAVGRVPAVDLPAGLPLHATLVAGGGVAAHAPEGTVVVPVLLDSAASGLLRPGDRVDLVAVDASVLDPHLEPHLEAEGTRPAGDGDGTHHLARGALVLPGVTGAADEGGASLLGGAVTERNAPVTLVAVQPEEATALSAASARGVVSAVLVP; this is encoded by the coding sequence ATGCGCACCGATTCTCCCGACGCCGCGGCACGTCGCCGCGGCCTGCGACGCCGCCTGCGGACCGCCCTGTGGCGCGCCCGGTTCGTGCTCGTCGCGGTCTGCTGCGGGCTGGCCGCGACCGCGACCGTGCACGCCCTGCGCCCCGACCCGCCGCCGACCGTCGACGTCGTCGTGCCGCTGCACCCCCTCGTCGCCGGCGAGCGGGTCGAGGCCGCCGACCTGACGGTCCGGCCCGTCCCCGCCGAGCTCGCCCCCGACGGCGTGGTCACCGCCACGGCCGACGCGGTGGGACGGGTGCCCGCGGTCGACCTGCCCGCGGGCCTTCCGCTGCACGCGACGCTCGTCGCGGGTGGCGGTGTCGCGGCTCACGCGCCCGAGGGCACCGTGGTCGTGCCCGTGCTGCTCGACAGCGCCGCGAGCGGGCTCCTGCGGCCGGGCGACCGCGTCGACCTCGTCGCGGTGGATGCGTCTGTGCTCGATCCGCACCTCGAGCCCCACCTCGAGGCCGAGGGGACCAGGCCGGCCGGCGACGGTGACGGGACGCACCACCTCGCGCGCGGCGCGCTCGTCCTGCCGGGCGTGACCGGCGCGGCCGACGAGGGCGGCGCGTCCCTGCTGGGCGGTGCCGTCACCGAGCGCAACGCGCCCGTCACGCTCGTCGCGGTACAGCCCGAGGAGGCGACCGCGCTGTCGGCGGCGTCCGCGCGCGGGGTCGTCTCAGCGGTGCTGGTGCCCTGA
- the mscL gene encoding large conductance mechanosensitive channel protein MscL, with product MLKGFKDFIMRGNVIDLAVGIIIGAAFTEVVNALVNNILNPLIGAIFGKPDLSGLWNITLRAATETQEASVLSVGGFLNAVLQFLIVAAALYFAIVMPLNRLAERRKKGEEPEPEAPAEDVLLLQEIRDLLVVQNQNRG from the coding sequence ATGCTCAAGGGCTTCAAGGACTTCATCATGCGGGGCAACGTCATCGACCTCGCCGTCGGCATCATCATCGGTGCCGCGTTCACCGAGGTCGTCAACGCCCTCGTCAACAACATCCTCAATCCGCTCATCGGCGCGATCTTCGGCAAGCCGGACCTGAGCGGCCTGTGGAACATCACGCTCCGGGCGGCGACCGAGACCCAGGAGGCGTCGGTCCTGTCCGTCGGCGGGTTCCTCAACGCCGTGCTGCAGTTCCTGATCGTCGCCGCCGCGCTCTACTTCGCGATCGTCATGCCGCTCAACCGGCTCGCGGAGCGCCGCAAGAAGGGCGAGGAGCCGGAGCCCGAGGCGCCGGCCGAGGACGTGCTGCTGCTCCAGGAGATCCGCGACCTGCTGGTGGTCCAGAACCAGAACCGCGGCTGA